The segment AACCACCACATGGTATAAGTGACACCATTGGTGCATTTGCAACTCACATTGAGGGCGCTGTGTGATtggcttaccttaccttaccttacagaccttacagttcgttcgggttgccccaggtccctcagtgtgaggcacctctaatgtctaccagagagttgccagtacatcttccggtatattttgcatcttccaatcttggatggtctgggatgcagtttagatatttgtcgagcttattcttaaacacatctacgctcactcctgatatattcctcagatgagctggcaacgcattgaatagacgctgcattatcgatgctggtgcgtagtggattaatgtcctgtgtgctttccttatttttcctggcatAGTTTTGGGCaccattaatctacctctgcttgctctttctgatgtttttagttccatgatattttctgttattccttctatctgtttccatgcctgaattatcatgtagtgttctcttctcctttctagactatataattttaaggattgtagtctttcccagtagtcaaggtccttaacttctattctagctgtaaaggacctttgtacactctctatttgtgcaatatccttttgatagtgtgggtaccatatcatattgcaatattcaagtggactatgaacatatgttttataaagcataatcatgtgttcagcttttcttgttttgaagtgccgtaacaacattcccatttttgctttacattttgccaaaagaattgctatttgatcattgcataacatgttcctattcatcatcacaccaaggtctttaactgcttccttatttgtgattgtctcattattaggtcccctatatgcatatagctttccttctctgtctccttaatttattgattcaaatttatcagagttaaataccatcctatttacctctgcccaatcatatactttgttaaggtctctttgtagagcgttcctatcttcatcacaagtaatttctctacttattcttgtgtcatcagcgaaactactcactaccgaatccttaacattactgtctatgtcttcaatcataataacaaacagtattgcagctaacaccataccttgtggcacaccggatattaccttggtttcatccgatttctaatcgtttgcaataactatctgttttctgttgtgcaaaaattcttttaaccatcttcctactttatctacgatattgtgtttcctaattttcttcgctaatatattatggtctactttatcaaaagcttttgcaaagtctagataaaccacatgtttcatttccgcttttcatatttttgaatatgttctcacggtggactaaccgttgggtttgtgtactttttccgggtacgaaaccgtgttgtcctatattaaacaaattattttttattaaatgtttcataatatttttcttcattaccctttcatacactttcataatatgtgatgttagactcacaggcctataattacttgcctctagtcttgatccacttttgaaagtaggggtgatatatgctaatttgtgctcatcataaatcttgcctgtatctacactttgtcttaataatattgcaagtggctttgcgatagaatgaactactttctttaacaaaatagcagggactccatcaggccctgcagcagctccatttttaatttcattaattgcctgcacaatatcagcttcattaatttctatgtcagctaaatattcactattttcgtcccttacttctatatcattatcttcattatctattctaggggtgaattctctcttatatggTGACCTGGTTGGCTAAACCAAAGTGAGGCTGTGAAGTACAGGCCACAGGGGGGGTGGGACCCTTTGTGGCCTGCACTCCACTGCTCCACCTTGGTTCAGCTGGAATGGTCAGCAACCACCACATGGTATAAGTGACACCAGTGGTGCACATGCAACTCACAGTCAGGGTGCTGTGTGATTAGCTGGTGACCTGGCTGGCTAAACCAAAGTGGGGCTGTGAAGTAGAGGTCACAGAGGGGGTGGGACCCTTTGTGGCCTGCACTCCACTGCTCCACCTTGGTTCAGCTGGAATGGTCTGCAACCACCACATGGTATAAGTAACACCAGTGATGCAATGGCCACTCACAGTGAGGGTGCTGTGTGATTGGCTGGTGACCTGGTTGGCTAAACCAAAGTGAGGCTGTGAAGTACAGGTCATAGAGGGGGTGGGACCCTTTATGTCCTGCGCTCCACTGCTCCACCTTGGTTCAGCTGGAATGGTCAGCAACCACCACATGGTATAAGTGACACCAGTGGTGCAATGGCCACTCACAATGAGGGTGCTGTGTGATTGGCTGGTAATCTGGTTGGCTAAACCAAAGTAAGGCTGTGAAGTAGAGGTCACAGAGGGGGTGGGACCCTTTGTGGCCTGCACTCCACTGCTCCACCTTGGTTCAGCTGGAATGGTCAGCAACCACCACATGGTATAAGTGACACCAGTGATGCAATGGCCACTCACAATGAGGGTGCTGTGTGATTGGCTGGTAATCTGGTTGGCTAAACCAAAGTGAGGCTGTGAAGTAGAGGTCACAGAGGGGGTGGGACCCTTTGCGGCCTGCACTCCACTGCTCCACCTTAGTTCAGCTGGAATGGTCAGCAACCACCACATGGTATAAGTGACACCTGTGGTGCATATGCAACTCACAATGAGGATGTTGTGTGATTGGCTGGTGACCTGGCTGGCTAAACCAAAGTGAGGCTGTGAAGTAGAGGTCACAGAGGGGGTGGGACCCTTTATGTCCTGCGCTCCACTGCTCCACCTTGGTTCAGCTGGAATGGTCAGCAACCACCACATAGTACAAGTGACACCAGTGATGCAATGGCCACTCACAGTGAAGGTGCTGTGTGATTGGCTGGTAATCTGGTTGGCTAAACCAAAGTAAGGCTGTGAAGTACAGGTCACAGAGTGGGTGGGACCCTTGTGACCTGCACTCCACTGCTCTACCTTGAATCAACTGGAAAGGTCACCCACCACATGGTATAAGTGAAACCTGTGGTGTACATGCAACTCACAGTGAGGGTGCTGTGTGATTGGCTGGTGACCTGGTTGGCTAAACCAAAGTGAGGCTGTGAAGTACAGGCCACAGAGAGGGTGGGACCCTTTGGGGCCTGCACTCCACTGCTCCACCTTGTTTTAGCTGGAATGGTCAGCAACCACCACATGGTATAAGTGACACCAGTGATGCAATGGCCACTCAGAGTGAGGGTGCTGTGTGATTGGCTGGTGACCTGGTTGGCTAAACCAAAGTGAGGCTGTGAAGTAAAGGCTACAGAGGGGGTGGGACCCTTTGTGGCCTGCACTCCACTGCTCCACCTTGGTTCATCTGGAATGGTCAGCAACCACCACATGGTATAAGCGACACCAGTGGTGCACATGGAACTCATAATGAGGGTGCTGTGTGATTGGCTGGTGACCTGGTTGGCTAAACCAAAGTGAGGCTATGAAGCTGTCAAGCTTTTATTTGCTTAGATGGAAATGTATTGGGCACTTGTTACCTAATACTTTGCCTAGACTGgtatcaagtaaaaagaattataaaaattattaatttgttaCCAATAAATAGAATAACTTCTAATAGTAATAGATGATACGTAGGTTTGAACGTGGGTACACTCTTGAAATTATTTAGATTGCTGAAGATGGTACGTAATGGTTTAGAATGTGGGTACATTCTTCAAAttgtctagatggctgaagatggtacgtagtggtttagaatgtgggtacattcttgaaattgtctagatggctgaagatggtgGATCCATTATGACAGATCTTGCACCAGGTAAATAAAATGGTACATCCAACAGGTCATCCAAGTTAAGAcaagatgtcaaacagacaagacaccataaggcaagataatgtcaagcaaggcaaggcaaggtaaggtagtgtgtctgcaaaataaatacacaaacaatagcttagaacaaaaggtcactgttaatatatcactattaaaccataatagcttaacataataattatttacatagaaaATTAGGTATACAACAAAGAGCAAATAACTTCTTACCATGTGAAAGGTTGCGAGGTTCGTAACGTAGTGGCTAACACTTGGaaagtaaatcaaaagtaaacaataagtaatACCAAGGACACTAAAATAACGAACAGAACAACCAATACCATCTATTGAAGCGAATgcaaacaacacccaaggatgatagaatggacaaccaacgccatctattggatgGAAATACAACCAACACTCAGATTCTAGtttaagaaaggaaatacctGACAAACCCCCGTACCAAAAAAACTAGAAtctctaaataaaactaaaatattcacGGAAAGAGTGGGACCCGTTGTGGCCTGCACTCCACTGCTCCACCTTAGTTCAGCTGGAATGGTCAGCAACCACCACATGGTATAAGCGACACCAGTGGTGCACATGCAACTCACAATGAGGGTGCTGTGTGATTGCCTGGTGATCTGGTTGGCTAAACCAAAGTGAGGCTGTGAAGTACAGGCCACAGAGAAGGTGGGACCCTTTGTGGCCTGCACTTCACTGCTCCACCTTGGTTCATCTGGAATGGTCAGCAACCACCACATGGTATAAATGACACCAGTGATGCAATCGCCACTCACAGTGAGTGTGCCGTGTGATTGGCTGGTGACCTGGTTGGCTAAACCAGTGAGGCTGTGAAGTACAGGCCACAGAGAGGGTGGGACCCTTTGTGGCCTGCACTCCACTGCTCCACCTTAGTTCAGCTGGAATGGTCAGCAACCACAACATGGTATAAGTGACACCAGTGATGCAATGGCCACTCACAGTGAGGGTGCTGTGTGACTGGCTGGTGACCTGGCTGGCTAAACCATAGTGAGGCTTTGAAGTACAGGTCACAGAGAGGGTGGGACTCTTTGTGGCCTGCACTCCACTACTCCACCTTCGTTTAGCTGGAATGGTCAGCAACCACCACATGGTATAAGTGACACCGGTGATGCAATGTTCTTGGCTAAACCAAAGTGAGGATGTGAAGTACAGGCCACAGAGGGGGTGGGACCCTTTGTGGCCTTGGTTCAGCTTGAGTGGTCAGTAACCATCACATGGTATAAGTGACACCGGTGATGCAATGTTCTTGGCTAAACCAAAGTGAGGCTGTGAAGTACAGGCCACAGAGGGGGTGGGACCCTTTGTGGCCTGCACTCCACTGCTCCACCTTGGATCAGCTGTAATGGTCAGCAACCACCACATGGTATAAGTGACACCAGTGGTGCACATGCAACTCACAACGAGGGTGCTGTGTGATTGGTTGGTGACCTGGTTGGCTAAACCAAAGTGGGGCTGTGAAGTACAGGCCACAGAGGGGGTGGAACCCTTTGTGGCCTGCACTCCACTGCTCCACCTTGGTTCAGCTTGAATGGTCAGCAACCACCACATGGTATAAGTGACACCAGTGATGCAATGGCCACTCACAGTGAAGGTGCTGTGTG is part of the Macrobrachium nipponense isolate FS-2020 chromosome 6, ASM1510439v2, whole genome shotgun sequence genome and harbors:
- the LOC135216617 gene encoding uncharacterized protein LOC135216617; protein product: MWWLLTIPAKRRWSSGVQATKSPTLSVTCTSKPHYGLASQVTSQSHSTLTVSGHCITGVTYTMLWLLTIPAELRWSSGVQATKGPTLSVACTSQPHWFSQPGHQPITRHTHYEPRWSSEVQATKGPTFSVACTSQPHFGLANQITRQSHSTLIVSCMCTTGVAYTMWWLLTIPAELRWSSGVQATTGPTLSVNILVLFRDSSFFANQVTSQSHSTLIMSSMCTTGVAYTMWWLLTIPDEPRWSSGVQATKGPTPSVAFTSQPHFGLANQVTSQSHSTLTLSGHCITGVTYTMWWLLTIPAKTRWSSGVQAPKGPTLSVACTSQPHFGLANQVTSQSHSTLTPYFGLANQITSQSHSTFTVSGHCITGVTCTMWWLLTIPAEPRWSSGAQDIKGPTPSVTSTSQPHFGLASQVTSQSHNILIVSCICTTGVTYTMWWLLTIPAELRWSSGVQAAKGPTPSVTSTSQPHFGLANQITSQSHSTLIVSGHCITGVTYTMWWLLTIPAEPRWSSGVQATKGPTPSVTSTSQPYFGLANQITSQSHSTLIVSGHCTTGVTYTMWWLLTIPAEPRWSSGAQDIKGPTPSMTCTSQPHFGLANQVTSQSHSTLTVSGHCITGVTYTMWWLQTIPAEPRWSSGVQATKGPTPSVTSTSQPHFGLASQVTS